A DNA window from Danio aesculapii chromosome 1, fDanAes4.1, whole genome shotgun sequence contains the following coding sequences:
- the LOC130222916 gene encoding GTPase IMAP family member 8-like, with the protein METRRRHNNQHFRRSEVNIMLLGGTGEGKSASGNTILGAEGIFQDEFLPEAVTRICQSEQTEVDGETVTVIDTVGLSDTNQMKITEAQTEIEQMLRRKNLDVFLLVIKLGHVFTKERSAVVQWIKDNFGEKFFQHTIVLFTYGDQLSVPIEDYLSKSQTLQDLLEKFSGRFHVFNNRNEDRSQVTALLHQINRLMMINENRRYTKKDYAMAQKSLLRNNCLNEAAKGAAAGAAAGAAAGAAGGAFAAKAGAVALTLGKGALIGASGGAVLLGVAACAGVYFLARKYIPRDVSVMQDEPERERLIRAAHRY; encoded by the exons ATGGAAACCAGAAGAAGACACAATAACCAGCATTTTCGAA GGTCAGAAGTAAATATTATGCTTTTGGGGGGTACTGGAGAAGGAAAGAGTGCATCTGGAAACACCATCTTAGGAGCTGAGGGCATATTTCAAGACGAATTTTTACCTGAGGCTGTGACCAGAATCTGTCAGTCAGAACAAACAGAAGTGGATGGAGAAACAGTCACTGTGATTGATACCGTGGGACTCTCTGATACAAACCAGATGAAAATAACAGAAGCTCAGACTGAAATAGAGCAGATGTTACGGCGTAAAAACCTTGATGTGTTTCTGCTGGTGATCAAACTCGGGCATGTCTTTACAAAGGAGAGAAGTGCAGTTGTGCAGTGGATCAAGGATAATTTTGGAGAAAAATTCTTTCAGCACACAATAGTGCTCTTTACTTATGGAGATCAATTGTCTGTGCCCATAGAAGATTATCTTAGTAAGTCTCAGACACTGCAGGACTTGCTTGAAAAGTTTTCAGGTAGATTTCATGTTTTCAACAATCGAAACGAAGACAGATCTCAAGTCACTGCACTTctacatcagataaacagactGATGATGATAAATGAAAACAGGAGATACACTAAGAAGGACTATGCCATGGCTCAGAAAAGTCTCTTGCGCAACAATTGTCTTAATGAAGCTGCTAAAGGAGCAGCAGCAGGTGCAGCAGCAGGTGCAGCAGCAGGTGCAGCTGGAGGAGCATTTGCTGCTAAAGCAGGAGCAGTTGCATTAACTTTAGGAAAAGGAGCACTAATTGGAGCATCAGGAGGAGCAGTTCTGTTAGGGGTAGCAGCTTGTGCTGGCGTGTATTTCCTGGCAAGAAAATATATACCTAGGGATGTGTCAGTTATGCAAGATGAGCCTGAGAGGGAGAGACTCATCAGGGCAGCACACCGTTACTGA